AAAGAAAACATGACAGCTCCTAAAACCAACAAGAATGTAATGGAAGAGATTTAACTCCAATGCTTCTACCTTTCTGCCTAACACTCTTTGCTGATGTAGCACTTGTCTGAATGAGTATCTTTTGCCAGGAATAATAGCATCATTGAAGGATTCACCCAATGGAACTTTAGAAGGAATTATGCAACCTATCTCTTGACCAAAAGCTGGACAGTCCAGCCAACCTACAATGTCACGAGCCAAAGTGAATAGCATCAAGATGCATCACATTGACCAAACGGATCAAAGGATTTAGAAACAATATTGTCTGTCAGAACTTAAAATATGAAAAGGAAATCTGCAGAAAAAGAATTTCTTTACAGTCCATCCAGCATAAGATTAAAACTACATACTCCTCCATAGAATTTAAAAACTTAGTTTCTTGAAACAAAAATGGATAATAAAATAGTTTAGCAGCCAAATTCCTTTCCATTTCTTTCAGATGAAAAAGAAGCAATCAAATTTCTCTCCATGCCATACTTTCAAATGTTTCAGCAACAGGTAAAAGGTGTCAGCAAACACACAACGTAGAAAGAAACAGATGAAATTTTAGGACCACGGACTGCAGTAAGAAAGATGCCTTCGTGGATACCTGGTGGAAGCTTATTGTGAGTTTTCTGTCTTTTCGTTTGAAACATATCATCCTGACTATATGGTTGTTGTACATATTGGGGTCGATCATCCATCCGTTGACTTCTCATCTTTTGAATCCTTTGCTCACGTTCCTAGTGCCACAAAATACAAACAAAGTAATTATATCAAGCCTTTTAATTGACCGTGCATATTAGGTAAACAAATTCATAACTGCTTGTACACCATAAGATTCAGCTGACCCCTACCCAAAACCCAAAAATCCCTTTCTGAGCCATGCGAAAGAGCACATTTTATCTTTTGATGTACAGTCCTTGCCATGAAAACCTTGTTGAAAGAGGTGGAAAGCATGGGGAGTCGGAAAAGGACATTAAATACTCTCCCATCGAGTACCCAATCAAAACTTAAAAGCCTAGAGTCACCATACcaatccaaccaaaaaaaaggCAGTAAAGAGGCTGTTCTGAGAAGAATATTCTGTCAAGAAAATATAAGTCTGGCGACAAACAAATACTTTTTCAGGTACTTGGAGAAATAGATAGCAAAATAGGTACCCGGCGAGAAATCTCAACAGCACTCTCTGCAAATTCAGCACTATCATTGTGATGAACATGTTCTTCTGGTGCACTGTCTTCTCCTAAGTGCGGCTCAAAAATCTCATCATCCTCTTCTGGCTGTGGAGAGGCATTTAAGTCCATTCTAGCAATCACTCAAGGTGAACAAAGAAACATTGGTGAAGAATCCTAGCGACTTTTTTTGCCTAAACAGGATAATCACAAATATGAGCATGTGAATAATACTCCAGACCATAAATTAAACAGAAGCCTCATCAAAAGTTTAAAATCCAAAAGGCAGCAGTAAGATCTAATCCAGAGGGCAAGGCAGCAAagtaaatacaaaaataacacATTACTGTATGGTTAAAAGGTGCCTCAAGTACAATATAAAATGATTAATTCTTGCATGAGAACCTCAAGGTCCAAAACTAAAAGCATGCTAGTAATTTCTTCCACagtctctgtgtgtgtgtgtgtgtgtgtaaaagagagagagattagCTTCATAATAGAGTAATAAGGAACGCAAATAAAGTCTTAACCTGTAAACCAATCAAATTAAACTCCAGATATTTTCATTCATGTAAGTGTATTAACTCTTCAAGTTGAAGCTTTTAAACAAGCAAGCAACAAGCATAGAATATTTGGTATTGCTATTTATTATAATACAGAAGTAAGATGGGGAGGAATGGCAGGGCCTACTCATTGTCTTTTGCTTTTTTTGGTTGGAGGGGTATCACAGCTTACAAGATCAAAATCTGGGTAATTCTTCGTAAAAATTGATTGTGCTCTTTATGCAAATGCTATTCATGAATTTGTCAAGGTGCATGGAAAAGGGAGCAGGACACTCAAAATTTAATGTCATGGCAAGTCTTTTTAATGCAAAAAGAAAGATTTTCAGAAGACCAGTTTGGGTAATTTCTTCAGAagcatgaaaacagaaaattatctattctcaaaaaaataaacatacCTCTTGACTGACCCCAGCAACAAAAGGTTAAATAATGTGTATATGATCCCCTTTTATTCCAACATGGATTTTAAATGAGAGGCTCCGAATAACTATAGGAACACATATAATTAAAAAGGCCACTTCCACAATGCCTCTTAAGTGCTAAATGGAAAATTTTAAATAGCTTCAAATGGCAGCACCAACTACTCGGAACAATTTTCGAAAACTATGCAATATAACACGAGAAGGTACATGCTTTCACACAACTTTCTTAAACAATGAGAACAAACCCAAGCAAAGTACAAACAGACGCGTGCAGGGACATCTTAGACATGACCATTAACAGCGCTGCAGTTGTCAATACAAAACAAGGAAACCCGCCACGAATGCCCAATCATGCAGAAAAACATCTTGCCACCCTCGACCGAAACAAAATGGAGAAACAAACAACTGACAATGTACCACAATCACACAATAACAGGCGTGCATAATTGAAAATAAGTCGTCCAATCCGCAACAAGCACAAcatcatacaaaaaataaatagtcCAATCCACAACAAGCACAGCTCATACAAATATTCGATCTTTATGAGCCATCATAAACTTATCAAACAGAATTCAAAATCCCCGGAACCTGATCAACATGACACAAAATGCAACTATACTTTTCAAACTCAGTAAGTTTTTCTCCCACCAAAAAACTCTTTTGTGGAAATAATGAACattaaattgaagaaatttttaTTCCCCAACCCGACCACACACCCCCCCCCTCcacaaaaaaaagggggggggggggggggaagttCCACTGACAGAACCAGCTAAATCATGGTAACATGAACACCAAATTTAGCCCAATAACCACAAAAAGAAGTCCATCCATTTTCCTACCCATTCCGTTAAAATGAAcgtacagaaaagaaaaaattaaaatcctAGTTCGGCAATTACGTAACCCAAAAGCAGTGAATTAACCAGGAACTAAGTTTGAAAGGGTTTTGGCGCAGAAGAAAACGCGATGAAGGCAAATTTATCGGAATGAGTTGAATCCTCGTCGAGAAAAAATTGCACGAAATAGCAACAAATAATTCTGTTTGAACTGAAAAACCCCATAATTAGGTAAACGTATGATTGCCGAGAGTAGAAAAGCAACTAGTAAACCctagagagaaagagagagagagagagagaagaactAACAAGAAAACCAGAGAGAGAAAGCCAAAGAGGGATCGCACACCGAttcattttctcaatgaatCCATGACGCcggacaaaaataaaaatttggtagGGAGAATGGGGAAATTTGTTTTGGGGGAAAAGGAAATTTAGAATAAACTCATGACTCGTGAGTACCCGCGAGTGTTACATAATACACATACACATCTACGTAATTTTAgtggagaaaatttttttttttaaatggaaaGTAAAATTAAAACGGAGAAAGGGGGGGCGCGGGCGCGGGCGCGGGCGTGGGCGTACCTTGACAGGGCCTGTGGAGGGCGGTGCAGACTTCAGAGTTCAGAGAGAGAAAGACAAAGAGGGAGAAGCGTGGTGATGTGAGATTGGTGCGAGCTAGAGTCGAGCGGGGGAAGGAAGAGCGGGGCAATATGGTCAAAGGGCCGATTATATAACGGGGCGTGACGTGACTGGGGAAGAAAGGTTGAGTTGCGTCACTTCTCACTTCATGCGGTTCGACACGTTACCGTCACCGTTAACGGGTGGAAGCTCACTCTTCTTCTtcgattttcttctttttatttttaattttttttttggcagtttGTCATTTATGATTTGTTACGTCATATATAGTACTATTCTATATGATTATCTTTTACCGGTAATTTCTTTCTTCTGGCTCTATTGGTTCGGCAGTTCCAGAGTAACTGCTGCTTCCACTCCACTAGGCAGTTGCAGGCAGTCCTGTGCTGTACCATATTAGAGAAAATTATGCATGTGTGATGTGTCCCGCAGGTTTGGGAATTCATCGGTACCATATTGGCTTCCAAAGCTTCCAACGTTTGACCACATGTGTATTTGGATCATGGCCGGAACCCAACCACCGAATCTAAGAGCCTGGAATCTATTTAACGGTCCAAGGTTGTCGCAAGATAATTCACTCTTTTTTTCTCCTCGCCTAACTCTAACGAGTATTAATAAATACCCATCCACCCAATAATTCGTCGATCTAATTCGATTCGAAAAATGGAATACTCGATCCGCATTATTTGACCAGATCAAAAGATGATTGAGTACCCATTTATATATAAGGCTAGTTGGGATCACAAAATTAAAAATCCGCGAATATTCGACTCATCaccatatatattatttatttttttattttcatacatatactgtaaaataatatttttaatattaattaaataatttcatcgaACAAATTGCACTGCAAATATGATAGACTATTTTTTGTTTACGAGATCCATTTGTGTAAgtcatgatcttatattttttAGGAAAGATTTTAATTGTTGtggaaaattatatatatatatatatttttaaaaaggtagtacttatttcaaattttcattaattttgaattcttttaaatgttttcccttttattgTATTCTCTTTGTATATTTGTTTCTTGGCATGAGACTTTTTCTAAGAAAAATCTTTGTTGAGTACTCttaaatatgtaaaatataaaattaaattagtataaattatttttaaaaatttaaatgatGATGGAGCAGGGGGTGAGCACTCGTGGACTTGACCTTCCCTTAAGTGGGTATCAAAAAAATGGCTGACCGGCAAGGTATGAGCCAAGTCAATCAAATGGTGTATGAGACAGAGTATTTGATATGTGCCCACCTCTACCGCCCATAACATCGCCTACAATTACTGTATTTCGTACTCGTTCATATTTTTTTCGTGACCATATTTTAGTGGACACTCCTGATTATGATCCCTCCTATCATACCACCAGTTCATATCTTTTCACGACCATATTTTAGTGgacgattttgaattcaaaacctcCTGATTACAATCCCTCCTATCATACCACCAGATTCAACCCTCCTTTTTACATGACCTTAAAATTTACATCTCAATTTTACAAaggtttgtttatttttattatttttttcatttaccatttttctttttttttttcttttctttatcattTTGCTTCAATCTCATGGCTGATTTATCTTATGCAAATAAATTTGGATTCAAATTAGTAACTAGATAATGTACAGTTGGAACCCTCGCTCAATAGATTTACTTTATGTTAACACGCTAAGTATAATGTCTTGCCTACCTAGCTGCATGCTGTATGCAGGAGAATGTTTTGGTCTGGGCGAATGTTTTCATCTAAAATGACTAATTGCTTGCCTCGTTTGGAAATTAGAATCATCAACTTGGAAATTTAAACTAAATGTTGCTTTTACCAATTGTAATTCCATTGTTGATGAATCCTCTCGCCATCTGATACTTATAGTTCAATGTCACTTTATTAATTTACCTCGAAGCTTTTATTATTGTACATTTggaaataaattataaaaaagtACACGTCTTCACTTTCTAGTCTCTATATCTCGATTCATTTAGATAGTTAAATTTTATCATGCATACACcttattttttattacttttgtcAATGTTGACTAAATTTCAAGCTTAAGTAGAGATTTCTAGTTATTTAGACTAACTTTATTTCCGAGAGACTTCCTTGGTTTCAAGGGACAAATCCACTGATATTTTCATGAATAGTTTTTAATTTTGCGCGTAGATTTGGAATCTCAATCAAAGACTATGAGAATATGTCACGGTAAATCATaagaaaatggaacaaaagTGAAGTTACACTAGAAATAAACGGGACAATGTgatttaaaagtaaaagtagaagacagaaaataaaaaatggatCAAACTCACAACACTGAGGAAAATTCAACTATAGTTGACGCGACATAATGTGATTAGTTTTGTGTCTAATGATGCGGCGTTCCATTGAATGACATAGGAGATGCTTATTAATAAAATGCTCAAACTTTGTAACTTTTGTATGTTGCATGAAATGCAAGCGCGTAAAAGTTTAACTAGTGTAAAAGAATCTCTGCACAATAGGGTACAAACTGTGAAGGAATGTTTAAGTGCAAGAGGGATTGACTCTCCCTCTTCCCTCTTTCATGTCCTTCATAACTTCAACTGTTAGATCCAGAATTTGAACCTTAAACCTAACATGATGTATTCTCCTTATCTTGTTTTGAAAGAAGTATGAAAGAGCAAAGGGACTCTCGGGGAGAGGTCCAAGTAGAAGCCTTCTTTACTCTCTCGGGGAGGGAGGTAACGTATTGAAGTGTTTGAATGCATGATACATGTAACAAGAGTGAAGTATTATACTCATCAATTTTACAGTAATTTAAGGAAGAAGCTCTTCACCCCCGAGGGGGAAAACGCAGCTAAGGGGGTAACGTTCATTTCTTGACATTATGTATATTAAGCATTAGTTTGGTAGAAATTGCATTCCATACATTGAACCTATTCAATCAGTTAATCAGTGACCAATCAATCAATGTGTGAGATATGATTAGGTACATAGATAACCTAACCTTCTTATGCTTACTCAcaggcccaaaaaaaaaaacgaagaaTTAATTAACAAAGACTATTCCAACATTTGTCCAAATTAATAAGAgtattttctccatttcttgaaaactattaattcatttttttttttaataaggaTGACCGGTCACTCCACAGTCGGACATGtgagttttaaaattaaaaacaaaataattgaTAGAGTGACGAGATAGATAGAATTTaacagaaaggaaaagaaattttcaagagACACCAAAAGACATAGCAATAGGATAAAAGTAGTAACAGCAAATGTAGGAATTGGAAAAGGTAAATGGGATTCAAAGTCAGATAGGTAAGTTTATATGTTGTggggaaaaaaaattgtagaatAGTTCTCTTAACTTAATCTAATAGTACATGATTAAATGATTATTGATTAAGGTTGACTACCAGTTATTCCAACCAACTCTACACATACGTGAATAAGTCCAAATAATTgcgattttttaaaattaaaacccATACGctaaccaaaaatttcaaatatttttgaGTAACCAACTACCagtttttcagttttttttttttttttgggtgtgtgTGGAACACCACTAGTCGGTACAAAaaacagaaaataaaagattccaagaaggaaaaaaaggggTCGGTGACTCAGTTCCTTCCAGATTTTGGATTTCGAGTCGCCTTTTATCTCGGTTTTTATCACCCGCTCGTTAGTCATTGATTGGCTctttaaaaccctaattgagTTCTCAAACCTAAACTCAAAATCCTCGTAAATTCCAGGTTATTTTACAGGCCGATCTCAAACGGGCAATCTAAAGTACGTAGTTCAAACTAATTTTGTTCATAGCTGTGTTGTTACGGTATTCTAGCGACCGAAATACATTCACGATGATTGTGATTGTGGTAGCTAATATTTTAATTTGTCTCAAAATTCCCTTTTGTTGTCAAGTTGTTATGGTTTGATCAAAACTGGCCGCGTCTGAGAACTCATGTCAAAAGATATGCAATGGAAAATCTGGGGTATTCCATAATGATCTTTGAATCTTATTTTGAAGATTTCCCCAACTGCGAATAATTCTGTTTatctttttttattcttttcttcatGTTCCTGGTCCGATTTCCTGTTATTATAAGGTCTTGCTCCTATTAGTTTTGCTATCGAGGTAACATCTTATGTTGCTGTGAGTATTGGACGAACGAGAAATTCTTCTGCTACGGTATGCGTATTGCCATGGTATGCTATTAGTAATTTTAGGAGAAGGAAAGAGAATAGAACTTGGCTATCGGCATTCATATACATGCATACATGCTCGCGcgcgcatatatatatatatatacacacacacacacatggtacatatctcttcatttttcaGATGCCAGAATGGCAGTATGCCATTGAAGAACGGATCAAGGATCCAACTTGGAACTACCCCAAGTTACCAATTACAGAGTACTGTAGAGCAAAGATTAGATTTCCAAGCATGACTAATTAGAGAATACATGCTTGTCAAGTGTATAAACCATGTTTTCTAACATGTAGACATTCTAGCATCCACGATTGCATGGTATGCTAGCAtatgatgatattatttttacaATCAAACTGACAAATCATGATTGTCAACTATGTATGCACCGAAAAATTCGCTCTCATTAATTTATTTTGCTTGTCAGGATAGTACCTGCCTTAATTTAGTATACTGCAATGCGGGAGGGAGATTGCTGAAGTTGTGGATGGTTTTGTGGATGAAGAAATGGAGGCCTTACAGAATGACAAGGTTAGAAACAGAAAGAACATATCGAGGAAAGACGGAGAAGGAAGAGGGGCAATGGAGAGTACTTCTTTCAAAGATCTTCACGAAAGTATCGGATTTGGCATTCTCGTTAAAGTTCCACCTAGTTATGTTTACAAGAACGGAAGGCTTGTTTGCCGAGCATGGAGAGATCTTATCTCCAGAGATGATTTCATTGTCCAGAATTTTATGGAAACCAAAGCGGAATTACTAGTGGGAGGGCCAACCTCCAGAAGAAATGGATTTTTCGAAGTAAAGCTGATGGAAGTAGAAGGGGCACTGCAGCCTGATTGTAAGCTACGAGATTGTGGACCGTGTCGAATGGGTCGTGCCAGGTCCAGCTGCTATGGCTTGCTGCTACTGAATCACCCAAAGGACGAAGGGTTGCTGCAAGCGATGAATTTAATAACCACGGTTGGTTTAACACTTCCAAAGTGCCCTTCGGGCTGTCGGCACAAAGCTTGTGGATCAGCACTTGGTTTTGACCCCAATAAGAAGGAATACAAAGTGATTCACATGTACGCTGATTCTTTCGGCTTTGAAATCTTTAACTTGGCCGGTCCTCCAGATGCGGCATGCATGGAGAATAATTCCCGGGCCTTGGGAAGGATTGCAGGAGAGGCCTTATGACTTTGAACTGTTTTCCTGGAGTGACCCCATGTCCGTGAATGGAAGAGTTTTGCATTGGCATGTTGCTTCAAACGAGTACATCATCTCAATGGATGTGAGCGAAGAGATTTCAACCAAAACATATCTTCCCAATATCAGCGAGGAGATAGAGAGTGACAAGTACGCCTTGGCGGAATTGGGCGGGTATCTTTCTTTTGTGTATGCCTTGTCCGATATCCAAGTTGATATCTGGATTCTGGATGACTGCTTTAGAGGACAGATTTGGTCAAAGAATCATAGCATTCAACTGGATTTGATAAAGTACGTGACGCCAGAGAACTCTTTGCTACCCGCTAACCACGCCAATGCTTTGCCAAATCTTAGCAAACTCGTTGCTGTTGCTGGTGGAGGTTATGACATATTGATCCTGAAGCATGAAAACTCTTGCTTGTACATATATGACATGAAACACAGAGTGATGAAGAAATTTAAGATGAATATGAAGAATCCCATGTGCTTCATACCTCACAGAAGCAGCCTTCTGCACTGGCGGACTTCCTGAGACTCGGGTTCTAGTTTCTTGGCTGATTGAAGTCATTTCATTGCTGTGTTCCTCTATTTTTTAGCAGTAGCGTTTGTTTATTTTGGAGCAATtccattcttttcttcctaAAATACGATGAACTACTACTATGATACCATAATGAAAACAACAAAAAGTCAAAGCCTGGAAGCTCAAACCATACGCATCTTTGTCAGTGACATCAGTCTACCGAGTCCCGACTTGCTTGCACTCAAAACTAGGCCAAACGAATTCGTTCAAGGCGCAGGGACCGCCCTTGGCTTTCCTGTGACGCGGGGCTCACCATCCCCCTGTCAATCAGTCTTTGGCTTGCTAATAAAGAGAGATCCGCTTGCACTCGTCAATTAGCAGTACTAgtgtttccattttttttacgAGTAAAGCAATAAAGCGTTTAATCAATGGCTATGGCTTTGATAAAGGGCAACGTATTTGACATTCACACATTTTGGGGCTTTGTATAATAGTTTTGCAAACTTTGGGAGCAAACGTATACATACACCAACATCCGTAGCTCTGTACCTATAAATCTACTCTTTCTCTTATGTACTGTCAGGGCTGCGCCACCCGCCATTGGTCGCTCCGCCTCTGCGCGCAACGGCTGTTAATAAAGAAATCTACATGATTAGCTGGTTCCTGATATGCGTAATCATTGAGTTTCCGTAGGGGGACTCTTTATCTATTGCGTGTTGGGTTAGTCGctccttttttattttgtatttttgctcTATTTCACCTTTCATTAATCACAGTGCATCAACAAGAAGGGAGGTTGCGCGATCCGTCCAAGGGACAAAGGCATCTCAACTACAACCCGCCTTCAATCAAGAACTCCATAAAGATGTCGTTGTCGGACCAGCATGTGTTCAATTACAGCCTCATCTTCTTCCTCGTCATCACACCACCTACCATCATCGCCCTCCGCTACCTCACCGCCCCCTACGGCAAGCACCAGCGCCCTGGTTGGGGCCCCACCATTCCGGCCCCTCTAGCCTGGTTCCTCATGGAGAGCCCCACCCTCTGGCTCACCCTCCTCCTCTTCCCTTTTGGCAAGAACCACTCCAACCCGACTGCCCAAATCCTCATTCTCCCTTATCTCATCCACTACTTCCACCGCACCGTCATCTACCCCTTGACGCTCTTCCTCAAGACCACCCGTAGCCATCGCGGGAAAAACAATCTTGATTCTCGGGCTGGCCAGAAAGCCACCGCATTTCCCGTCAGCGTCGCCGCGATGGCGTTTGCTTTCAATCTTCTGAATGCTTATTTGCAGACAAGGTGGGTATCTCATTACGCCGACTACGAGGGGGACGGACGGTTCTGGTGGCGGTTCGCCAGCGGCCTGGTGGTTTTCGTGGTGGGTATGGCGGTGAACTTGAGATCGGATTATGCGTTATTGGGCCTCAAGGGCCGAGGCGGAGGCGGATATAAGATACCCAGAGGAGGGTGTTTCGAGCTAGTGAGCTGCCCAAATTATTTTGGGGAGATATTGGAGTGGTTAGGCTGGGCTTTGATGACTTGGTCCTGGGCGGGTTTCGTGTTTCTGTTGTATACTTGTGCGAACTTGGTGCCCAGGGCTGCTTCAAATCACAAGTGGTACCTGGACAAGTTTGGGGAAGATTATCCTAAACACAGAAAAGCTGTTATTCCCTTCGTGTTTTGATGTACAGCGTCTTCCCAGCCGAATTTGACCTTTGTAATACGATCAGAACTGCAAGATCCAGATCCAGATTTGTTCGCATTAACCTTTCAAGCAATGGGGTTTTGGTACTCTAGCTTCCAATTTCTTCTAATCCTTGATtcgcctttttcttttccagcgTTAACCAGTTGCTTCTTGATGTTCTGGAATAAAAATCACAATTCCATTGGCCatgggaaattcttgaatacaaAACTACCTACACAAGTAAAGAACCAAAATGATGGAACAGAAACGATAAggattttttctttccctttttttttttgtccacaAAACATTTAAGAGTATGATCACGAGAGAATACGAAATGCCTTGAAAATTTATTTGCCAAATAGATTTTAGTCTCAATGAAGAAGTTCATGGTTACAATACTCCCTCGGGGTCCTATTAGGGCTTTTTCAAGATGTACTCGGTTTGCCCCATACTTTCAGGGTAACGTAAACCATGCTACTAGCTTTTGGATAAATTTAACGCATGCTTCTCCGTAAATAGTTTTATACAATGACTCGCGTTCAACTACAAAACAGATTACACCTACCAAAAACTTTTGAGATCACGAAGTTTAAATTATAATCCACGATGGTATACTAAAGCAAACTGGAAACGCTGTCAGCAGAATGCCGTATCGTCAGAACAGGCAAAGATTCACAGGTTCCTTTTGTAGAAGATGACTCCAACAAATAGCTGTAGAAAGTTTCGTCTCCAAATTGTTGCTATAGTTTCAACAGATTCATCCACTGTCACGATTGGTTGCATGGCTAGTTACTAGCAATCTTCACCTGCGACTGAAAATGATTCAGCATTACAAATCATGGAGGATAATCAAATCTCAGCCAAGGATGAAAAGCTACATGAactcaaaaatcagaaaaaaagtAAGAGATCTGCTCAGAGTCACCTCAACTTTTGGTCCATCATCATACTTCAAATTGTCATCCACAATGTTCTCTTTTAGCAAACTTCCATTTGTCCCTTTAGAAGATTCAATGTCTTCAGAAATCTCTGCCTTCAGCTTCTCATGCTTCTCTCGTAGTTCCGAGAAGCTCATAGCATCAACCAGGCTCTTCTTTATTTGCTGCCACAATGCCTGAAACTTTGCCTTTGATTCTGCATCTGCCGTCTTTCCAGCCTTTGCCACCTCTCTTTTTAAAAACTCAATCTTGTCTTTCAAATCAGTTGACCTCACAACATCTTCCATTATACCAGTAATTTCCCTGTTAAACTTGTCTACTTTTTCCTGTGCTTCTACAGACGAGGGTGGTGGATAAACATACAGATTCAACGACTTGAGAATACCAGTAAACTCCGACTCTATTTCATCCTTCAGCAGCAAACTTTTCTCCTTCACCTCCTCTGAAATTCCTGAGTTCTCAATTTCAGCCCTTAATGCCTCAATCTTTTGCCTTATCTCAGGCTGCTCAGTAagctccttgaatctcttattgATCTCCTGCTTCAGTTCACCAACCTTGTTGCTCTCCCCAGAAAGATTCTGTGCATTGGATAATTCCTGCAACATGTCAAGTTTGTATTTCAGGCTTGCATAGTTAGGAGCACTAGAAAGCTTTTGGTTGAATTCAGTTCTAAGCTTATCAATCTTCTCCTTCAAAGCGGTGTTCATGGGCTGATCATTTGAATTCTTTGCTTTTGCAAACTCTTCTCGCAGCACCACAATTTTGTCCCCAAAACCCAGAGCTTTAGCAGCTTCAGAAAATTCTAATTCAACCTCTCTTTTCAGTTTCTCTATCATCTCTTTAAGACCTGATCCTGGCTTCTCTGTTGATGTTTCTCTGGCTTTCAGTATCTGTTGTTTTAGCTTTTCGACCTCCTCCTTCAATTCGAGACCTGAAGTCTTGCCAGGCTGAATAATGGGAgtatctttctttttcatgtTAACCTTCTTCTGTGGATCTACTGGAATTCCCTCTTGGAATCCACCAATCTTTCGGAACTTCAGGTACCTATGCTTCAATAATTCTTCCTGGTCCATCTTTACCAGTTCCTATAAAACCAGATGTATGCATAGAGTGAATGATCAAAAGCAATTCGAGAGtggaaaaaaatttcaaaaaaatcaagacaAATTACTCACATCCATGGCATCAAGAATTGCAGTTTTAATCTGTTGTGAGGTCCAGTGCGAATCTGCATGTGCACCACCAAGAGGCTCCTGCAAAAAGCCACAAGTTTTGTTAGGCACCACAGAGAATGAATGCAATATAAACCTGAATGAAGAGAAGCACCCTTTGTTAAAGAAATCATTCAGTCACTAATCTATTGCCAACTTAGTGTGATTTATCAAGCATGCAGGTATCCTAAGAGAAGTGAATTACATGATAGGTAATTTAGATAGATGTCACTTGACATACTATGGATTTTGCTGCTGGAATCGAACTATTTGTAT
The Coffea arabica cultivar ET-39 chromosome 6c, Coffea Arabica ET-39 HiFi, whole genome shotgun sequence genome window above contains:
- the LOC113691928 gene encoding steroid 5-alpha-reductase DET2-like gives rise to the protein MSLSDQHVFNYSLIFFLVITPPTIIALRYLTAPYGKHQRPGWGPTIPAPLAWFLMESPTLWLTLLLFPFGKNHSNPTAQILILPYLIHYFHRTVIYPLTLFLKTTRSHRGKNNLDSRAGQKATAFPVSVAAMAFAFNLLNAYLQTRWVSHYADYEGDGRFWWRFASGLVVFVVGMAVNLRSDYALLGLKGRGGGGYKIPRGGCFELVSCPNYFGEILEWLGWALMTWSWAGFVFLLYTCANLVPRAASNHKWYLDKFGEDYPKHRKAVIPFVF
- the LOC113691440 gene encoding acetyl-coenzyme A carboxylase carboxyl transferase subunit alpha, chloroplastic-like isoform X2, which gives rise to MAATPQPPVTFSGKLSSKPSASDLLRSSSNGVSGVPLRVLGRAHIGSKRTDFAVSAKLRKVKKHEYPWPEDPDPNVRGGVLSHLSPFKPLKEKPKPVTLDFEKPLMDLQKKIIDVQRMANETGLDFSDQIISLENKYQQALKDLYTHLTPIQRVNIARHPNRPTFLDHVFNITEKFVELHGDRAGYDDPAVVTGLGTINGRCYMFMGHQKGRNTKENIQRNFGMPTPHGYRKAMRMMYYADHHGFPIVTFIDTPGAYADLKSEELGQGEAIAHNLRTMFGLKVPIISIVIGEGGSGGALAIGCANKLLMLENAVFYVASPEACAAILWKTAKASPKAAEKLKITAAELCKLQIADGVIPEPLGGAHADSHWTSQQIKTAILDAMDELVKMDQEELLKHRYLKFRKIGGFQEGIPVDPQKKVNMKKKDTPIIQPGKTSGLELKEEVEKLKQQILKARETSTEKPGSGLKEMIEKLKREVELEFSEAAKALGFGDKIVVLREEFAKAKNSNDQPMNTALKEKIDKLRTEFNQKLSSAPNYASLKYKLDMLQELSNAQNLSGESNKVGELKQEINKRFKELTEQPEIRQKIEALRAEIENSGISEEVKEKSLLLKDEIESEFTGILKSLNLYVYPPPSSVEAQEKVDKFNREITGIMEDVVRSTDLKDKIEFLKREVAKAGKTADAESKAKFQALWQQIKKSLVDAMSFSELREKHEKLKAEISEDIESSKGTNGSLLKENIVDDNLKYDDGPKVEVKIASN
- the LOC113691440 gene encoding acetyl-coenzyme A carboxylase carboxyl transferase subunit alpha, chloroplastic-like isoform X1, yielding MAATPQPPVTFSGKLSSKPSASDLLRSSSNGVSGVPLRVLGRAHIGSKRTDFAVSAKLRKVKKHEYPWPEDPDPNVRGGVLSHLSPFKPLKEKPKPVTLDFEKPLMDLQKKIIDVQRMANETGLDFSDQIISLENKYQQALKDLYTHLTPIQRVNIARHPNRPTFLDHVFNITEKFVELHGDRAGYDDPAVVTGLGTINGRCYMFMGHQKGRNTKENIQRNFGMPTPHGYRKAMRMMYYADHHGFPIVTFIDTPGAYADLKSEELGQGEAIAHNLRTMFGLKVPIISIVIGEGGSGGALAIGCANKLLMLENAVFYVASPEACAAILWKTAKASPKAAEKLKITAAELCKLQIADGVIPEPLGGAHADSHWTSQQIKTAILDAMDELVKMDQEELLKHRYLKFRKIGGFQEGIPVDPQKKVNMKKKDTPIIQPGKTSGLELKEEVEKLKQQILKARETSTEKPGSGLKEMIEKLKREVELEFSEAAKALGFGDKIVVLREEFAKAKNSNDQPMNTALKEKIDKLRTEFNQKLSSAPNYASLKYKLDMLQELSNAQNLSGESNKVGELKQEINKRFKELTEQPEIRQKIEALRAEIENSGISEEVKEKSLLLKDEIESEFTGILKSLNLYVYPPPSSVEAQEKVDKFNREITGIMEDVVRSTDLKDKIEFLKREVAKAGKTADAESKAKFQALWQQIKKSLVDAMSFSELREKHEKLKAEISEDIESSKGTNGSLLKENIVDDNLKYDDGPKVESQVKIASN